The Isorropodon fossajaponicum endosymbiont JTNG4 genome segment TCTTACAACAAGTTACTAATGGCATTGCAGTACGTATGGCAGTCATGCAAATTCTTGCTAACAAACCATGAGTAATAAACTTAACTTTGATCAATTAAAAACCACGTTGTATCATCTAAATACAGATGATACCATCTCTAGCGCGCATGGTATTTTATGTGGCCTTGCTTGCGTCAAGCTTGACCTTAGTCTTGACCTTAGTCTTGATGATTGGCTTAATGAAGTGCTGGTGAGTATTGATTTAAATAATCTTAATGAAAAATCTGCTCATGAAGCATCGGCACAAATTTTTAATAAAACCTTGTCACAACTGAGTGATGAAACCCTAGATTTTCAATTACTCATTGCTGATGACGAGGAAAAATTAGGCGCACAAGCCAGCACGCTAATACAGTGGTGTCAGGGTTATTTATCAGGCTTAGGCTTGCAAAAAGTCTCAACCACAGATGAAGATGCCTTAGAAATGATTAAGGATTTGTACGAAATATCAAGACTTGATACTAACTTACTTGACAATGAGAGAAATGCCCAAGATCTGAATGAAATTATTGAATTTGTGCGCATGGGGTACATTGCTGATTCAAGAAACTCTCTAGCCTTTCAAACAAGACTACACTAGTCGAGAAACACAAAGAAGTCTTAGGGGTGTTTAATACCCCAATTTTCCATACAACTCTAAAGTAGAGGCTTGACTTGTTTACAGTCATCTTATCACGCCACCTTTGCCCTAGGTGGTATG includes the following:
- a CDS encoding UPF0149 family protein; amino-acid sequence: MSNKLNFDQLKTTLYHLNTDDTISSAHGILCGLACVKLDLSLDLSLDDWLNEVLVSIDLNNLNEKSAHEASAQIFNKTLSQLSDETLDFQLLIADDEEKLGAQASTLIQWCQGYLSGLGLQKVSTTDEDALEMIKDLYEISRLDTNLLDNERNAQDLNEIIEFVRMGYIADSRNSLAFQTRLH